One window from the genome of Macrobrachium nipponense isolate FS-2020 chromosome 49, ASM1510439v2, whole genome shotgun sequence encodes:
- the LOC135205340 gene encoding growth hormone-regulated TBC protein 1-A-like — protein MAGARNSKISDVDEYGFERPQDFDYQTYEDFMSRYLTVLARRARKWSHLLGAKETVGRGIKVKRYVRKGIPMKHRGKIWMEVSGGKHKKESHSGYYKKLLEGPYNEELVDSIKIDVPRTFPDNIYFRDYKEGKLADLFNVLIAFSHHNKTVGYCQGLNYIAGLLLIVTKDEENTFWLLDALVTDLLPQYYTSDMIGVLTDIRVLEALVKERAPLVWRHVDHYGLTWDLLTTKWFICLFAEVLPIETVLRIWDCLFYEGNKVLMRVAITLVLTNEQKILMAQDFGDIVECFKKITNDTNAIDCHVFMEKVYKVSGSFPRARLTKLRQEKETEVAQGMKKA, from the exons ATGGCTGGAGCTCGAAATTCGAAAATAAG TGATGTTGATGAGTATGGTTTTGAGAGGCCCCAAGACTTCGACTACCAGACTTATGAAGACTTCATGTCCAGGTACTTAACAGTCCTTGCTCGCAGAGCTCGGAAATGGTCTCATTTGCTCGGAGCCAAAGAAACTGTCGGCCGGGGAATAAAAGTGAAGCGATATGTAAGGAAAGGCATTCCAATGAAGCATCGTGGAAAG ATTTGGATGGAGGTCAGCGgagggaagcacaagaaagaGAGTCATAGTGGATATTACAAGAAGTTGCTTGAGGGACCTTACAATGAAGAATTGGTCGATTCAATAAAAATAGACGTTCCTCGAACATTCCCAGATAACATCTACTTCCGGGATTACAAGGAAGGAAAATTAGCAGACCTCTTTAATGTTTTGATTGCCTTTTCTCATCATAACAAAACTGTTGGATATTGTCAG GGTTTGAACTACATTGCTGGGCTACTACTAATTGTCACCAAAGATGAGGAAAACACCTTTTGGCTTCTTGACGCGCTAGTGACCGACCTTTTACCACAGTACTACACTTCTGACATGATTGGAGTTCTGACAGACATCAGAGTCCTAGAGGCACTTGTTAA AGAGCGAGCACCTTTGGTTTGGCGTCATGTTGATCACTATGGATTGACCTGGGACCTCCTCACGACAAAATGGTTCATATGTCTTTTTGCCGAGGTTTTGCCGATAGAG acAGTATTAAGGATTTGGGATTGCTTGTTCTACGAAGGAAATAAGGTCCTCATGCGTGTTGCAATCACGCTGGTGTTGACCAATGAGCAGAAGATTCTGATGGCTCAAGATTTTGGGGACATTGTCGAATGCTTTAAGAAGATAACCAATGATACAAATGCAATTGACTGCCATGTCTTTATGGAG AAAGTGTACAAAGTCTCAGGATCTTTTCCCCGCGCTCGACTGACCAAGTTACGACAGGAGAAAGAGACAGAGGTTGCACAGGGAATGAAAAAAGCGTAG